A part of Longimicrobium sp. genomic DNA contains:
- a CDS encoding PBP1A family penicillin-binding protein, translating to MATEWKKFARPELWRERIVDGWTRLRGAWGNPAERKLVIGLAALGMGSCSTGGVVAAWTRACAGTCPSAEQIASFAPRQASLVLDARGAVLGQFFRERRTVVDIDSLPRHVYMAFVAVEDRRFFEHEGVDPVRMIGAVRDNIIRGWGGPGGSTISMQLARNLFPQQLPANETSVRRKFAEIKLAMQMERRFSKRHILELYLNHIYLGAGAYGIEAASRTYFGKRARDLTYQEVSVLAGLPQAPTAYNPRQHPERAEARRKIVLSAMANMGLITRDQADQAGREPIALSPPGGAIKAPYFVESVRRELEEQFGELLYTGGLRIHTAIDPVLQAEAERGLEEQIRQVERGAFGGYTHPTYEKFTQGLKPGQPVTHTPYLQGVVVVMDPHTGLIRAMVGGRDFKQSQFNRATQALRQPGSSFKPFVYAAALENGRSPLSGISDAPLSIQVGNEVWTPRNYEGRGGGWASLRSALRYSRNRAAIRLGRETGIAKVRDLAARTGLETRIPGYPSVYIGSAGVYPLDMIGAYAAFGNGGWRVEPRYVVRVENHRGQVLWEPAPPPRQAVAPGISWILTDMLREVVDRGSGAPARDPAIGGLSWDVPAAGKTGTTNGSTDVWFVGYTPEVLAGVWMGFDNPRTIMPNATGGLLAVPVWARVMRTEYARRKPPEPWKRPADVVVRRVSGGRVMAEGCGGGTPDFFSARHLPEPVCPRSAPTPSMIFVDPTPELPGRPVFPNQPRVPRPEDFVTPAPGGAKP from the coding sequence TTGGCTACTGAGTGGAAGAAGTTCGCGCGGCCGGAGCTGTGGCGCGAGCGGATCGTGGACGGATGGACAAGGCTGCGCGGCGCGTGGGGCAACCCGGCGGAACGCAAGCTGGTCATTGGGCTGGCCGCGCTGGGCATGGGCTCGTGCAGCACCGGCGGCGTGGTGGCGGCGTGGACGCGCGCGTGCGCCGGCACCTGCCCCTCGGCCGAGCAGATCGCCAGCTTCGCCCCGCGGCAGGCCAGCCTGGTGCTGGACGCACGCGGCGCGGTGCTGGGCCAGTTCTTCCGCGAGCGCCGCACCGTGGTAGACATCGACTCGCTGCCGCGGCACGTGTACATGGCCTTCGTGGCCGTCGAGGACCGCCGCTTCTTCGAGCACGAGGGCGTAGACCCCGTGCGCATGATCGGCGCGGTGCGCGATAACATCATCCGCGGATGGGGCGGCCCCGGCGGCAGCACCATCAGCATGCAGCTGGCGCGCAACCTGTTCCCCCAGCAGCTGCCGGCCAACGAGACCAGCGTGCGGCGCAAGTTCGCCGAGATCAAGCTGGCCATGCAGATGGAGCGGCGCTTCAGCAAGCGCCACATCCTGGAACTGTACCTGAACCACATCTACCTGGGCGCCGGCGCCTACGGCATCGAGGCGGCGTCGCGCACCTACTTCGGCAAGCGCGCGCGCGACCTGACCTACCAGGAGGTGTCGGTGCTCGCCGGCCTTCCCCAGGCACCCACCGCCTACAACCCGCGGCAGCATCCCGAAAGGGCCGAGGCCCGCCGCAAAATCGTGCTGAGCGCCATGGCCAACATGGGCCTCATCACCCGCGACCAGGCAGACCAGGCCGGCCGCGAGCCCATCGCCCTCTCGCCCCCGGGCGGCGCCATCAAGGCCCCGTACTTCGTGGAATCCGTACGGCGCGAGCTCGAGGAGCAGTTCGGCGAGCTGCTGTACACCGGCGGGCTGCGCATTCACACCGCCATCGACCCCGTGCTGCAGGCCGAGGCCGAGCGCGGGCTGGAAGAGCAGATCCGGCAGGTGGAACGGGGGGCGTTCGGCGGCTACACGCACCCCACCTACGAGAAGTTCACGCAGGGGCTCAAGCCCGGCCAGCCGGTGACCCACACGCCCTACCTGCAGGGCGTGGTGGTGGTGATGGACCCGCACACGGGGCTGATCCGCGCCATGGTGGGTGGGCGCGACTTCAAGCAGTCGCAGTTCAACCGCGCCACGCAGGCCCTTCGCCAGCCCGGGTCGTCGTTCAAGCCGTTCGTGTACGCGGCCGCGCTGGAAAACGGCCGCTCGCCGCTGTCCGGCATCTCCGACGCCCCCCTCTCCATCCAGGTGGGGAACGAGGTGTGGACGCCGCGCAACTACGAGGGGCGCGGGGGCGGATGGGCGTCGCTGCGGTCGGCGCTGCGCTATTCGCGCAACCGGGCCGCCATCCGCCTGGGGCGCGAGACGGGGATCGCGAAGGTTCGCGACCTGGCCGCGCGCACCGGGCTGGAAACGCGCATCCCCGGCTATCCCTCCGTGTACATCGGCTCGGCGGGGGTGTACCCGCTGGACATGATCGGCGCCTACGCGGCCTTCGGAAACGGCGGATGGCGGGTGGAGCCGCGCTACGTGGTGCGCGTGGAGAACCACCGCGGCCAGGTGCTGTGGGAGCCCGCACCCCCGCCGCGGCAGGCGGTGGCGCCCGGCATCTCGTGGATCCTCACCGACATGCTGCGCGAGGTGGTGGACCGCGGCTCCGGCGCCCCGGCGCGCGATCCCGCCATCGGCGGCCTGTCGTGGGACGTGCCCGCGGCGGGAAAGACGGGCACCACCAACGGCAGCACCGACGTGTGGTTCGTGGGCTACACCCCCGAGGTGCTGGCGGGGGTGTGGATGGGTTTCGACAACCCGCGCACCATCATGCCGAACGCCACGGGCGGCCTGCTGGCGGTGCCGGTGTGGGCGCGGGTTATGCGTACGGAATACGCCAGACGCAAGCCGCCGGAGCCGTGGAAGCGGCCCGCCGACGTGGTGGTGCGAAGGGTCAGCGGAGGGCGCGTGATGGCCGAGGGGTGCGGCGGGGGAACGCCGGACTTCTTTTCGGCGCGGCACCTGCCCGAGCCCGTCTGCCCGCGGAGCGCGCCGACGCCGTCCATGATCTTCGTGGATCCCACTCCCGAGCTGCCGGGACGGCCCGTGTTTCCCAACCAGCCGCGCGTGCCCCGGCCGGAAGACTTCGTGACTCCTGCACCGGGGGGCGCGAAACCGTAA
- a CDS encoding PBP1A family penicillin-binding protein, translated as MPLRRKLLIGLGIFAALGLGAFGWLWFAPCGFGGCAPVGDLEKYQAEGSQLFDMNGKSMGTLASVNRRIVPLDSMPKYMPLAVLSVEDRRFYSHGGVDWKRFLGALFRNVRAGGVEEGGSTITMQLARNLFPDQLNYREQSLRRKVLEVRISRQIEGAFSKDKILELYLNHVYMGEGAYGVDAAARTYFGKPASRLTLAEAALIGGLPQSPSRINPRESRERAKKRRDLVLREMAKGGHITPAQAAEAQASPIRLARRPPSSQRGSYFQERVRRELEERVPAELLTAGLRIYTTLDPVAQRAAEEEMARQADAIEAGRFGAYRHPTYPEAKGETDEGATAYLQGFAVVMEAETGAVRALVSGRDYDDSKFDRVYQGMRQPGSAFKPFVYLAALEQSVAPTTRFDDSPLKLALSGGGTWEPKNYTGRYDGPITMRDALARSKNTVTVRIAQQVGMGDVIRQAREMGITTDIPNVPSTALGSAEVRPIQLVSAYAALANGGNMTDPYVIQRIEDSKGEVLYEAAPRRERAVDPAAAFVLTSMLRDVVDRGTGTPVRGAGFRGPAAGKTGTTNGATDIWFVGYTPDLVGAVWFGLDRPATIVRGASGGTIAAPVWGRMMSRIYANRKMPPAWSPPRGVLTETVDRATGFAVDPSCPARGETYTEYFVNSRPPRPICDPGAYAGMSMDTAWMDEEVGAYAYDIPAGSYDPDTVGVGDLREKGIDWPELEARRRAGDSVATPLPGSVGTPSPRTTTPRTT; from the coding sequence ATGCCCCTGCGACGGAAGCTGCTGATCGGTCTTGGAATCTTCGCCGCGCTGGGGCTGGGCGCCTTCGGGTGGCTGTGGTTCGCCCCGTGCGGCTTCGGCGGATGCGCCCCGGTGGGCGACCTGGAAAAGTACCAGGCCGAGGGTTCGCAGCTGTTCGACATGAACGGCAAGTCCATGGGCACGCTGGCCAGCGTCAACCGCCGCATCGTGCCGCTGGATTCCATGCCCAAGTACATGCCCCTGGCGGTCCTCTCGGTGGAGGACCGCCGTTTTTACAGCCACGGCGGAGTAGACTGGAAGCGCTTTCTGGGCGCGCTCTTCCGCAACGTGCGGGCGGGTGGGGTGGAGGAGGGCGGCAGCACCATCACCATGCAGCTGGCCCGCAACCTCTTTCCCGACCAGCTGAACTACCGCGAGCAGTCCCTGCGCCGCAAGGTGCTGGAGGTGCGCATCTCCCGGCAGATCGAGGGGGCGTTCAGCAAGGACAAGATCCTGGAGCTGTACCTGAACCACGTGTACATGGGCGAGGGCGCGTACGGGGTGGATGCGGCCGCGCGCACGTACTTCGGCAAGCCGGCCAGCCGGCTGACGCTGGCCGAGGCGGCGCTCATCGGCGGGCTTCCGCAGTCGCCCTCGCGCATCAACCCCCGCGAAAGCCGCGAGCGGGCAAAGAAGCGCCGCGACCTGGTGCTTCGAGAGATGGCCAAGGGCGGGCACATCACCCCCGCGCAGGCCGCCGAGGCGCAGGCCTCGCCCATTCGCCTGGCCCGCCGCCCGCCCTCGTCGCAGCGCGGCTCGTACTTCCAGGAGCGCGTGCGCCGCGAGCTGGAGGAGCGCGTGCCCGCCGAGCTGCTCACCGCCGGGCTTCGCATCTACACCACGCTCGACCCCGTGGCCCAGCGCGCGGCCGAGGAAGAGATGGCGCGCCAGGCCGACGCCATCGAGGCGGGCCGCTTCGGCGCGTACCGCCACCCCACCTACCCCGAGGCCAAGGGCGAGACCGACGAGGGCGCCACGGCGTACCTGCAGGGCTTCGCGGTGGTGATGGAGGCCGAAACGGGGGCCGTGCGCGCGCTCGTCAGCGGGCGCGACTACGACGACAGCAAGTTCGACCGCGTGTACCAGGGGATGCGCCAGCCCGGGTCGGCCTTCAAGCCGTTCGTGTACCTGGCCGCGCTGGAGCAGAGCGTGGCGCCCACCACGCGCTTCGACGACTCGCCGCTGAAGCTGGCCCTGTCCGGCGGCGGAACGTGGGAGCCCAAGAACTACACGGGCCGCTACGACGGACCCATCACCATGCGCGATGCCCTGGCGCGCTCCAAGAACACGGTGACGGTGCGCATCGCGCAGCAGGTGGGGATGGGCGACGTCATCCGCCAGGCCCGGGAGATGGGCATCACCACCGACATCCCCAACGTCCCGTCTACGGCGCTGGGCTCGGCCGAGGTGCGGCCCATCCAGCTGGTGTCGGCCTACGCCGCGCTGGCCAACGGCGGCAACATGACCGACCCGTACGTCATCCAACGCATCGAGGACAGCAAGGGCGAGGTGCTGTACGAGGCGGCGCCCCGGCGCGAGCGGGCGGTAGACCCGGCGGCGGCGTTCGTGCTCACCAGCATGCTGCGCGACGTGGTGGACCGCGGCACCGGCACCCCGGTGCGCGGCGCGGGCTTCCGCGGCCCGGCGGCGGGGAAGACGGGAACGACCAACGGCGCCACCGACATCTGGTTCGTCGGCTACACGCCGGACCTGGTGGGCGCGGTGTGGTTCGGGCTGGACCGGCCGGCCACCATCGTGCGCGGCGCGTCGGGCGGCACCATCGCCGCGCCGGTGTGGGGTCGGATGATGTCTCGCATCTACGCCAACCGGAAGATGCCCCCGGCGTGGAGCCCGCCCCGTGGCGTGCTCACGGAAACGGTGGACCGGGCCACGGGCTTCGCGGTGGACCCGTCGTGCCCGGCGCGGGGGGAGACGTACACGGAATACTTCGTGAACTCGCGCCCGCCGCGCCCCATCTGCGACCCCGGCGCGTACGCCGGGATGTCGATGGACACGGCATGGATGGACGAGGAGGTGG